A segment of the Longimicrobiaceae bacterium genome:
CCGTGGCGGATGGCGTTCTCCACCAGCGGCTGGAGCACGAAGTTGGGCACCAGCGCGCGCCGCGCCTCGGGCGTGATGCGCATCTCCACCTGCAGCCGGTCCTGGAACCGCGTGCGCTGGATCTCCAGGTACGCGTTCAGCAGCTCGATCTCGCGGCCCAGCGGCACTTGCTGCGCCGCGGCGTCGTCCATCGTGAGCCGCAGCAGGTCGCCTAGGCGCGCGATCATCAGGTCCGCCGCGTCGGGGTCTTCGTGCACCAGCTCGGAGATGGCGTGCAGCGTGTTGAAGAGGAAGTGCGGCTGGATCTGCGTCTTCAGCGCTTCCAGGCGCGAGGTGGCCAGGCGCGTGGCGAGCTGCGAGGCGCGCAGCTCCCGGTCGTGGTACTTGCGGTAGTATTCGACCCCGTGGAAGGCGCCCACGATGACCGTGTACCACTGCAGGTCGTAGTGGAAGGTCCACGCGAAGTACGACCAGTACGCGAACGGCTCCTCCGGGTAGTTGTACGACCCCAGCAGCGCGTTGATGAGGATGGAGAAGCACGCGCACGCCACCGCGGCAACCACGTGCACCGGCAGGCTGCGCCGCCAGGTCGACCGCCCCAGCGGCCACCGCCGCGCCACCGCGAAGATGACCGGCGTGAGCAGCGCCCACACGTACGCGTCGGCCATGTTGCCGATGACCGCGCGGTAGTCCGGCATCCGCTTGGGCCGGTTCACGAACGCGAGCGTGAACACGCGCGACGTGAAGAAGGCGCCCACCAGCGTCCACACC
Coding sequences within it:
- a CDS encoding histidine kinase produces the protein MPPDIEPSDVREAPWSPRFWPVNLAVWTLVGAFFTSRVFTLAFVNRPKRMPDYRAVIGNMADAYVWALLTPVIFAVARRWPLGRSTWRRSLPVHVVAAVACACFSILINALLGSYNYPEEPFAYWSYFAWTFHYDLQWYTVIVGAFHGVEYYRKYHDRELRASQLATRLATSRLEALKTQIQPHFLFNTLHAISELVHEDPDAADLMIARLGDLLRLTMDDAAAQQVPLGREIELLNAYLEIQRTRFQDRLQVEMRITPEARRALVPNFVLQPLVENAIRHGTAPMAGAGRIVVSGARRGGTLELEVRDNGQGLSAERREGVGLRNTRERLAEMYGGAQRFEVRAGEDGGTVATVVIPFQPAGEVETSILSAGTGTPPVAEAV